The sequence ATTCCGTACCGATCCTGCGGAACAGCCCGGCAGCGCGCAGCCTCCTGTAGTACCTCCCCATCCTTCGTCTGAAAAAGACACCCTGCCCCCGGACGCGGCCTCTCTGCTGACTGCGGAGCGCCCCGATGCCCATGATGAAGATTTTGCCGCGGAATACGCCGATGCCGAGTTTGTGCATCCGGCTGACATGGCCGACCATCTGGAGAATCTGAGTCTCGAAAAGCAGGTCAGCACCCTGAGCCGCATGTCCAAGGAGGACGCCGCCGAGGCGTTGGCCGAACTGGACGAGAATATGGCCGTGGACGTGCTGGAAAATCTGGACGACGACGTAGCCGCCCAGATTATCGCCGAGATGTCGCCTGACGACGCCGCCGACGTGCTGGACGAACTGGACGAGGATCACCGCGACGCCCTGCTGGAAAAGCTCGACCGCGAAGATTCGGAAGAATTGCGCAACCTGCTCAATTTTGATCCGGATTCTGCGGGCGGTGTCATGAACACCGAGCTTATTCTGCTGGAAAAGAATTTCACGGCAGACGAAGCTATCGCCCATATCCGCAGTGAAATGGAAGACAAGGAAAGCCCCTACTACGCCTATGTGGTGGACGAACATCAGGTGCTTGTGGGCGTGCTTTCTTTGCGCGACCTCATGCTGGCGCGGCCCGGCACCATCGTGGGCGACGCGGTTTCGGGCCAGAGCGTTGTCAGCGTCACCTACGATACGGACGAGCGCGAAGTGGCAAGCCTGCTTTCGCAC comes from uncultured Desulfovibrio sp. and encodes:
- the mgtE gene encoding magnesium transporter codes for the protein MADQHNDKFRTDPAEQPGSAQPPVVPPHPSSEKDTLPPDAASLLTAERPDAHDEDFAAEYADAEFVHPADMADHLENLSLEKQVSTLSRMSKEDAAEALAELDENMAVDVLENLDDDVAAQIIAEMSPDDAADVLDELDEDHRDALLEKLDREDSEELRNLLNFDPDSAGGVMNTELILLEKNFTADEAIAHIRSEMEDKESPYYAYVVDEHQVLVGVLSLRDLMLARPGTIVGDAVSGQSVVSVTYDTDEREVASLLSHYNFMAMPVVDNEGHILGVVTYDDIMDIMHEEASADMLGMVGADPEESVDTPWLESVRKRLPWLFVNMINSALSASVVYMFEGSIAQMAVLAVLMPMVANQAGNTGQQALAVMIRQLATDRFDQKKAWMAVVREGKIGLVTGMAMAVVALFAAWWFTGLPMVGAVMGGALLCDMLLGAVAGGSIPLIFRALGRDPAQASSIFLTTITDGAGFFIFLGLASLFIL